A part of Arachis hypogaea cultivar Tifrunner chromosome 12, arahy.Tifrunner.gnm2.J5K5, whole genome shotgun sequence genomic DNA contains:
- the LOC112727314 gene encoding serine/threonine-protein phosphatase 7 long form homolog, which produces MAGRALYRLNGVAHISGSIGDEPTRCIYSVRRQQNMPLHDRIIPYLERAGLYHLARLNSEWFWLDEPLVSAFVERWRPETHTFHLSFGECTVTLQDVAFQLGLPVDGEAVSGCLGEFETYMEGGRPAWEWFEDLFGERPPPNKVKQMTVHFTWFRDRFRVLPADASEETVRIYARAYIMMLLSTQLFGDKSANRVHIRWLPFVANLDDMGRYSWGSAALAWLYRCMCRVANKNVTNLAGLLQLLQSWIFWRFPSLRPEGFEAFSFPLASRWSAYLPPNDGKEQRVIRYRLALDRLTARDIVWEPYSALDVLAVVHPEILIEEHSRLWRAVTSLIYFAVIEWHQVDRVVPQLGGVQHIPEDALNVDWLHAKDGRGGDRWFSYYYQVWHLHWGNRVDAVISIDRVAHPGPSADYLDWWFREAQRFLSPGAAFTDPRGTQIPPEAFQRGSSQVPRRLQLPDMPDNRCVERRRRVGTRDTGREWRWLHDAMQEDDAGGEARDEVDHRVHRSSARRGRTVDPTQFGGGVSGTAATQAGGGTFTSRSYSPMPEPALTCMRRLRRLR; this is translated from the exons ATGGCAGGCAGGGCTCTGTACCGACTGAACGGTGTTGCGCATATTTCCGGATCTATTGGTGACGAG CCCACTAGGTGTATATACAGTGTGAGACGGCAACAGAATATGCCCTTGCATGATAGGATCATCCCGTATTTAGAGAGGGCTGGATTGTACCATTTGGCCAGGCTAAACAGCGAATGGTTCTGGTTGGATGAGCCATTGGTTAGTGCGTTCGttgagaggtggcgtcctgagacgcaTACGTTCCACCTGTCTTTCGGAGAATGCACAGTGACATTGCAGGATGTGGCATTCCAGCTAGGGCTGCCTGTGGATGGTGAGGCTGTGAGTGGTTGCCTTGGTGAGTTTGAGACATACATGGAGGGTGGCCGACCAGCTTGGGAGTGGTTTGAGGACCTATTTGGTGAGCGCCCTCCACCGAATAAGGTCAAGCAGATGACAGTACACTTTACATGGTTTCGCGATAGGTTTAGGGTGCTACCAGCAGATGCGAGCGAGGAGACTGTCCGCATCTACGCACGGGCCTACATCATGATGCTGTTATCGACTCAGTTATTTGGGGACAAGAGTGCGAACCGGGTACATATACGGTGGTTGCCATTTGTGGCAAACCTTGATGACATGGGGAGGTATAGCTGGGGGTCGGCCGCTCTGGCATGGCTATACCGATGCATGTGTCGGGTAGCGAACAAAAATGTGACTAATCTTGCGGGCCTGCTCCAGTTGCTACAGAGTTGGATATTCTGGCGGTTTCCGTCTTTGAGGCCGGAAGGGTTTGAGGCTTTCTCTTTCCCGCTGGCATCCAG GTGGTCTGCCTACTTACCTCCTAACGATGGAAAGGAGCAGAGAGTCATAAGGTATCGGCTTGCATTGGATCGGTTGACCGCTCGTGAT ATTGTATGGGAGCCCTACTCCGCACTTGATGTACTTGCCGTTGTCCATCCAGAGATACTTATAGAGGAGCATAGTCGCCTATGGCGAGCGGTGACCAGTTTGATATACTTTGCGGTCATCGAGTGGCATCAGGTTGACAGGGTTGTTCCACAGCTGGGTGGAGTACAGCATATCCCCGAGGACGCTTTGAACGTAGACTGGCTGCATGCTAAGGACGGGAGGGGAGGGGATAGGTGGTTCTCCTATTACTATCAGGTTTGGCATTTGCACTGGGGGAACCGAGTTGATGCAGTCATTTCCATTGATCGAGTGGCACATCCTGGCCCATCTGCTGATTACCTAGATTGGTGGTTCCGCGAGGCTCAGCGGTTCCTTAGTCCGGGGGCTGCATTCACGGATCCCAGAGGCACCCAGATACCTCCAGAGGCGTTTCAGAGAGGATCCTCCCAGGTCCCACGCAGATTACAGCTACCTGATATGCCGGATAACCGTTGTGTGGAGAGACGCCGTCGTGTTGGTACTAGGGACACTGGGAGAGAGTGGCGATGGTTACATGATGCGATGCAGGAGGATGATGCAGGCGGAGAGGCTAGGGATGAGGTCGATCACCGTGTTCATAGGTCTAGTGCCAGACGCGGGAGAACAGTGGATCCTACACAGTTTGGTGGTGGAGTTAGTGGGACCGCAGCGACTCAGGCTGGAGGGGGGACATTCACCAGCAGATCTTACTCTCCGATGCCAGAGCCAGCTCTCACATGTATGCGCCGCCTGAGACGCCTACGATGA